The region TTTTTGCTCAGTCCCAACTGGCTGGTTCAGGATGGACTACTGACAGATGCCGACCTGCCACCCTGCCACCTGCCCATCTCCTCTGAAGTGGACTACGACGCCGTTTACCGAACCAAAAAAGAACTCCTCAAAAAGGCTTACGAAACTGCCAGGCAGCAGATAGACAGCGACGACGACTTTGCTCGGTTTTGCGAGCAGGAAGCAGATTGGCTCGATGATTTTTCCCTCTACGCCGTTCTGAAAGAGCACCACGAAAACCAGCCCTGGCACCGCTGGCCAAATCCATACAAATCCCGCCAGACGAAAGCTATGGACCAGTTCCGGGCCGAGCAGACAGAGGCTATTCGGGAGGTAAAATGGCTTCAGTTTATGTTCGCTAACCAGTGGAACAGACTGAAAACGTATTGCAACAGCCTTGGCATTCAGCTTTTCGGTGATTTGCCATTCTACATGAATTATGACTCGGTGGATGTGTGGGCGAACCCGGAGTTTTTTAGCCTCGATAAAGACGGTGCCATGATTGGTGTTGCCGGTGTGCCGCCCGATTATTTCAACGCCAATGGCCAGCGATGGGGCATGCCCGTTTTTCGATGGGATACGCTTAAAGAACAGGGTTATTCGTGGTGGATCGACCGACTTCGGAAGAATCAGGAACGCTACGATTTGCTGCGGCTGGACCATTTCCGGGCGTTTGCCAGCTATTGGGAAGTACCCGCCCACGAAGAGACGGCCATTCAGGGCGAGTGGAAACCGGGGCCGGGGGCCGACTTCTTCCGAACAGTGCAAAGCGAACTTGGCGAACTGCCTTTTGTGGCCGAAGACCTGGGCGACATCGACGCCGATGTGTACACCCTACGCGACGAATTCGGGTTGCCGGGCATGAAAGTCATTCAGTTTGCCTTTGGCGAAGACATGCCTGAAACCGTGAATATCCCGCATCACCATATACCTAACGCCATCGCCTATACCGGTACGCACGACAACAACACCAGCGTGGGCTGGTACCGGCAGGACAGCAGTCACGAGCACCGCAGCCAGTTGGAGCGCTACGTAGGGCACCCGGTATCGCAGCTCGATGTGCATCTGGTGCTGGGTCGGCTGGTGTACGCGTCGGTTGCCAATACTGCCATTTTACCCCTACCCGATGTGCTCGGCCTGGACGAATCGGCCCGGCTGAACACCCCCGCTTCGGACGCCAGCAACTGGACCTGGCGGCTGCTTCCGGGGCTGCTGGACCAACCTGTAGAACAACGTCTTCGGGAATGGACCACTGTATATAACCGTTAACTGGTTCATTCTTTCTCTGACAGCAATTACTATAGACACAACGTTATGCTAAAAATAGGTTATCACGCATCGCACGAGCAATTTAAGCCTAGTACCTTACTGGAGTACATTCAGTTGGCGCAACAGGCGGGTTTTACGGCGGGCTCCTCGTCCGACCATTTTCATCCGTGGAGCAACCGGCAGGGCGAAAGTGGCTTTGCCTGGTCGTGGCTGGGGGCCGCTTTACAGGCCACTCCGCTATCGTTCGGGGTGGTCAACGCCCCCGGTCAGCGGTACCATCCGGCCATTATTGCGCAGGCAGCCGCCACCCTCGCCGAGATGTTTCCGGAACGATTCTGGGTGGCTATGGGCACCGGGCAAGCCCTCAACGAAGCCATCACCGGCGACAAGTGGCCCGCCAAAGCCGACCGGAACGCCCGCCTGAAAGAATGCGTCGACATTATTCGGGCCTTGTGGGATGGCGAAACGGTCACGCATAAGGGGCTGGTGACGGTTGAGGAAGCAACGATCTACACCCGACCCGCCATAAAACCGCTGCTGTTCGGTGCCGCCGTAACCAGCAAAACCGCCGAATGGGTGGGGAGCTGGGCCGATGGTTTACTAACCATTTCGCAGCCGCTCGACCAGCTTCGGGAAGTCGTAGAGGCTTTCCGGCGCGGTGGTGGCGCGGGAAAGCCGATGCATTTGAAGGTACAGCTTTCGTACGCCGATACGCTGGAGAACGCTAGAGCCGGGGCCTACGACCAATGGCGGGGCAACATTTTTCCGAACGGCATGCTCACCGACCTCCGCCGACCCGAGCAGTTCGACATGGCCGGTGAACTCGTCAATCTGGCCGAAGTGGATAAGATGGTCAACGTTTCGGCAGATACCAGCCAGCACATGGCGTGGTTGCAAGGGTATATCGACCTGGGATTCGAACAGCTTTTTCTGCACAACGTTAACCTTGAACACGAACGATTTATCAACGATTTCGGCCACTACGTACTTCCCGATCTGCTGCGGCCAAGCTATGCCAGTTTATAAGCAGCTTCTCAACTCAACGATACTATGAATTATTGGTCAATCAGAACAGCAATACTTGGCCTGGTTTTGCTCAGCGGTTGCAAAACCGGTACCCGGGATATTGATTTCGTCAGCAAGCAGTTTGCGGCTACGTACAATATCGATTCAACAAAAGGCATCGACAGCACCAACCTGGCCAGCCTGATGGGATCAAAGGCCGTCTATAGCTTCAGTAAAGACGGCAAAGGCATGAATCACTTACAGATGGGCATGGTGTCAAGAGATACCCCCTTCACGTGGAAGGTTGAGCAGGATAGCCTGTACATCGACAAAAAAGGGTATGCCATCGAGAAAATTGATAAAGGGTTCACCCTCCGCTCCGACTCCGCCAAGATTTTCCTGAGCCAGCAGCCGTAAGCTCTCGTACCCGACCGCAAGCCGGGTGGCCGGTGCCATGCTGTCGGGGACTTAACCAAACTTCCAATGGACTCCCAACAACTCAACGACGCATCGAAATACAAAAACTGGCGGACTCAATTGCTAAAAAGCCAGATTTCCATCAACCACATTAATCCACTCTATATTCATCGGGCGCAGAAAGATGGCAGCATTTTATACGCCCTACTCAATCTGGACGCCAACACTCCGGAAGGTACCACGCTGAACCCGATCTGCTTTCTCAAAGGCGATGCCGTTTCGATGCTGGTGGTTCTGATTGCCGAAGAGACAAACGAGAAATACGTGCTGCTGGTAAAACAACGGCGCATCTGCAACGGTGACTTCACCTACGAACACCCCGCCGGGATGATCGATGAGGAAGACTCATCGCCCATTGAGGTGGCTGCACGAGAACTGGGTGAGGAAGCCCAGTTGGACGTTGATCCTGCTGATCTAACCCCGTTGTTCAATAAACCCCTGTACTCAGCTACCGCCACCAGCGACGAAGCCCTGCACTTTTTTTACCTCGAACGGCGAATGCCACTGGCCGACATTCAAGCCATGAACGACAAATCGACCGGGGCCGAGGGAGAGAATGAGCATACGCAGCTGCACATCGCAACCCTGCCCGAAGCGCACGGACTGGTAAGCAATATTCACGGCGTGATGAGCCATTTACAATACCTGCAAAAAGTGGGTGATTACGAAACGTTGAAGCAACTGCCGGGCTAACCGGGCAGGAAGCCAACTGACAGTGCATTTGTTGGGTACACGCTCGCGTCAGCAATTAGTGTCGGGTCCTCAGACCCGACACCACATCAACACCGACACCACACCACCAACAAGCTTGCGCTGTTAAAAAAACTTAACTGGTACGCTTATTAACACAGTAAGTCTATAACGCTAATTACAATAACCTGAAAATAGACTTACTTTGCCGGTGATAAGGTTTGTAAAAGAGGGCCTTGTCACACGCGGCCCGGCCGACAAAACTCAACGTTAATCAGTCTTTTCCACAACCATGACGGCAGCAGGCCCATTAAGCAATCAATCGCCGAAGTATTCAACCGCATCGATCGTACTAGCCGTTATCATTCTTGCCTATTGTGTTTTCTGCGCTGTTCAGGGGGGCGATTTCGATGTATTTCTGGATGCCGGGCATAAACTGGCTACACGACAGAATATCTACCGGCCACCGTTTACCAAAGGACTTCAGTACTATTACAGTCCATTCTTCGCCTTATTGCTGCTGCCATTCAGCTACCTTCCTTTTGTAATTCCTGAAATAGCGTGGCTGCTGTTATCGACGTTTTTGCTGTACAGAATATGGGTGTTGACGACCCGGTATCTGGACGTGACCGTGTTGACGAAGAAAGAACACCGGATCTGGATTTTTGCGGTTTTCTTTCTGGCGCTGCGTTTTTTGCTGTACAACTATTCGATGATCCAGATGACAATCTTTCTAATGTGGGCAACCCTGGAAAGTCTGTCTCTTTTCGAGAAAAACCGCCCGGTCGTGGGGGGAATATTGTTCGGGTTTGCCTGCACAACCAAGCTGTTGCCCCTTATTTTTTTACCGTACCTGATTTATCGGCGGCACTTCACGGGCTTTGCGTACACCCTGTTGTTCTTCGGGTTCTTCCTGATTGCACCTGCTCTTGTCTTTGGCTTCGATTTTAACACATTTCTGCTGAACGAATGGTGGCTGGTTATTAATCCGGGCAACGCAGAAAACGCCATCGAAGCCGATCTGGGCACCCACAGTCTCGTTAGCCTGATTCCCGTTTACCTGACCGAAACGCATAATAAGATTGATATACAGCGAAACGTTCTGACGCTCACCCCCGAACAGGCTGTCTTTGTCACCAACATAGCCCGGCTGATTTTTGTAGCGGCTACCCTGTATTTTCTCAGAAGCCTTCCCTTCAAACGCAACACGGATAAAATTCAGACGATCTGGGAATGTTCGTACCTGTTTCTGGTAACGCCGTTGCTATTCCCGCACCAGCAGAAATACGCGTTTCTTTACATTGCCCCTTCCGTTATTTATCTGGTTTATTACCTGCTTATCTCGTTCAAACGGAAAAGCCGAAACCGTCACGTTCTATTGACTTTTTTTACCATCAACGCGCTCATTTTTACCCCGTTTATTTCGAGCGATCTGATAGGCCGGTATTCGTATGATGTCCTGCAACACTTCCGAATCTTAACCGTGTCGACCATTGGGTTATGCGTAATTCTGGCGTTTTGCACGGCAGCCAGGCTCCGACAGAAGCTGGATTCATGTATCTCCCGGCCCGAACCCTTACAGGCTTAATTTCTTAAATCAACGCGAACTATGAGATTTTTGACCGCGTAGCGGTTGGATGTCTGTAGAGAAGTATGGTTTGGGACGACCTGGCGTGCCGTAGGTACGCAACGAGTTGATTAATTGCGTACCTACGGCACGCCAGGTCGTCCCAAACCATACTTCTCTACAAACATTACGTACCTACGGCACGACAATCCGTTCATAATCAGAGTAGAAATCTCGCAGTTTACGCCAAATCAGCAGTCCAAATACTGCGGCCCAGCGGTGGGCGAACCAGGCAGCGCAAGCCGTGAACCCTGGTCCATTGGCTAAATAATCAATTGTAACAAAAGAGAAAGGAGCCCCGCCGTAGTTGTCAGCAGAGTGAGGCTGGTGGATCGCCATGCCGTGAACCGCCGTCAACCCCTCGCTGCTGTTCAACTATGAGAAACACATACCTGTATCGCTGGCTGATTCTGGCCAGTATTTTTTCCTTGTTTATTGCGCTTACAACGTCTGCTCAAACCATTAGCGGACAGGTAACGGATGCCACCACAGGAACCGGTCTGCCCGGTGTTTCCGTGCTGGTAACCGGCCAGACAGCCGGGGCCATTACCGATGCAAATGGACTTTACAACCTGTCGGTTAGTCCGGGCTCGTACACCCTCCGCTTTAGTTTTGTGGGCTATACAACCCAGAACATACCCGTTCAGGTTACGGCTGGCAACACCTCTACCGTAAGCGTCAAACTCGTGGAAGGGCTGGCAAGCCTCAACGAAGTGGTGGTCGTGGGGTCGCGCTCGACCCAGGCCCGCACCAGCACCGAAACGGTAGCGCCGGTCGATGTGATTCAATCGCGCGATTTACAGGCGACGGGCCAAATCGACCTGACCCAGCAACTGAACTTTGTAGCCCCGTCGTTCAACTCGTCGCGGCAAACGGTGTCGGATGGTACGGATCACATCGACCCGGCTACCCTGCGCGGCCTTGGCCCCGATCAGGTACTGGTGTTGCTCAACGGCAAGCGTCAGCACAACCAGGCGCTTATCAACATCAACGGCACCATCGGTCGCGGGTCGGTTGGGACGGATTTGAACGCCATTCCGAGTTCGGCGATTGAGCGGATTGAAGTGCTGCGCGATGGGGCGTCCTCGCAATACGGCTCCGATGCCATTGCGGGCGTCATTAACCTCCGGCTGAAAGAGCGGCCCGGCACAACGGTGAACGCACAGGTAGGCCAATATTACAAAGGCGATGGCCAGGTGGCACAGATTGGCATCAACCACGGCTTTAAACTCGGCGAAAAAGGCTTTCTGAGCCTTACGGGCGAATTTCGCCACCGGGGCGCTACCAACCGCGCAGGCGATTACACCGGACCGGTTTACACAAACTGGAACGTAGGCCAGCAATCGGGCGAGAGTGCTGCGGCTTACGTAGCGCGTCGGCAGAGCCTGTATCAGCAGGACCAGACGTTGATTCAGCAGAATAATTTCAGCCTGAAGAACAACCTTCAGGTGGGTAATGCCCGAGTCGACAACGCCGGTTTCTTCCTGAACGCCCGCGTCCCGATTGCCAATAGCAACGCCAGTTTCTACGCATCGGGCGGACTCAACTACCGGCGTGGGCTGGCGGGTGGTTTCTACCGCTATCCTTACCAGACCTCGCAGGTGATCACGTCTATTTACCCCAACGGATTCCTGCCCAATATCCAGTCGAGCATCAATGACCAGTCGCTGCTGGTGGGCGTCAATGGCGAAACGAAGGGCTGGCGCTGGGACATCAGCAACGTGTATGGCGGCAACTCGTTCCGCTTCGACGTGACCAACTCCAACAACGCGTCGCTGGCGTATCTGGGCACGCGTAATAACCCCACTTCATTTTATGCTGGCACGCTGAGCTTCTACCAGAACTCGGCCGACATTAGTGCCGCCAAGGATTTCGGGAAGCAACTCGGGCTGACGTCGTTCAACGTAGCTACCGGCCTCACCTACCGCAACGACCAGTACCGGATCAAACCCGGCGAAGCGGCTTCGTACCTGAACTTCAGCCCCACATCGGGTCAGATTGGCGGCTCGCAGGTGTTTCCGGGCTACCAGCCTGCCAACGCGGTCAACGCCACCCGCAATGTATACGGTGGCTACATCGACCTGGAGTCGGATGTGACGACCCGTCTGCTGCTCAACGCAGCGGGTCGCTACGAGTATTACAGCGATTTTGGCGGAAATCTGGCGGGAAAAATAGCCGCCCGTTACCGGTTCAGCGAAGCGTTTTCGCTACGGGGTTCCATAAGCAACGGTTTCCGGGCACCTTCGCTGCACCAGCGCTATTTTAGCGCCATCAGCACGGTCTTTGTCTCGAATGGCACGATTCTGGAGCCCCGCCAGACGGGTACGTTCCGCAATGACAGTCCCATTGCGCAGGCCTTTGGTGTGCCGCCACTGGGTGCCGAACGCTCCACCAATTACAGCATCGGTATCACCTCGCGGCCATTGCCGAACGTGAGCGTTACGGTCGATGCGTACCAGATCAACATCACCAACCGGATTATTTACAGCAACCAGTTTTCGCGCAGTACATCGGGGGCGGGTTTGATTGTGGCCAATATCCTGAACGGGGCCGGGCAAACGGACGTGAACAGCGCCCAGTTTTTTGCCAATGCGGTGAATACCCAAACGCAGGGAATCGACGTGGTCATTGCGACCAACCCCCGGCTCAGAACGGGTACGCTGGACATCACGCTGGCGGCCAACTTCAACCAGACGAAACTCGTGGGCGATATTCAACGGCCTGCTAACATACCAACGGATGCCACCTTCGGTAATTTCCTGTTCAACCGGCAGGACAGCGCCCGGCTAACGGTGGCCCAGCCCAAGAGCAAAATACAGCTCACGTTCAATTACCGGCTGCGCAAGTTTGGGGCTGTGCTCCGTTTCTCGCGCTTCGGCACGGTACAGGCCTACGACCCCGCCAACCCCGCGCTGGATGAAATGCAGAATCCTAAACTCATCACCGACCTGAGTTTATCGTACCGCATCCTGAAGAACCTCAACATGACCGTGGGGGCCAATAACCTGTTCGATATTTACCCCGACCGGCTCCGCGTGACCAATTATCCAACGGCGGAGCGATACGGATCGGCGGCACTGGACAATTCATCTTTCGGGCGGTTCGTCTATAGCCGAAGCGCCACGCAATTTGGGTTTAACGGCGGGTATTACTTCGTAAACCTGTCAGCAAATTTTTAGAGGAGATCAGTGATGTCAGGTCCTGAAGGACCAGTCCGGTCAGACCAGATATTCTTTTTTATTAAACACAGAGACACAGAGCGCACAGAGGTATCTGTGTCTTTGTGTTTTAACTTCTTATCATCAGACTACCTGTTGATCATGGCGAATCAGCTTCCTTATTACGAGTGGGTGCCCTCGTGGTTACGTGATGTGGGCGTTATCGCCTTGCTGATTCTGCAAAGTTTTGTGTTTGGGCTTAGCACGGATATGCTGCCGGAGCTGACCGGCGAACTGGGTACCCTGGCCGAAAACGTTAAGTTCATTATTCAGGCCAATGCCATCGGGTTCCTGTGTACCCTCCCACTCTATTACCGATTTCGAAGTTTTTTCAAGAAAAAAGACCTGCTGCTGGGGGCTTTGCTGCTTCAGCTCTTCCTGGCGCGGGCAGCGGGCCAGATGGCGTTTGTTCCGGGCCTCTGTCTGCTTAATTTCTGCATCGGCATCACCAAGTGCATGGTCACGCTGGACATGATCGGGCTTCTGATGGCGCGTTTCAACCCCACCAACAACCGGGCGTTTTTTTACGGCTTATACTACACCATCGCCAAACCGGTGGCACTCCTCGCCGACCTAAGCCTGGCGTGGCTCATCCATCAGTATAACTGGCATTATGCCGTCTGGCTGTCGGTACCCGCTATTCTGGCGTCGATTGGGATAACCGCTCTGCTCTTTCATGGTGAGCGTCTGCTGCCTAAAGTCCCACTTTCGGAAGTCGACTGGATGGGCGCGGTATTATTGACGCTAACCTGCGTGCTGTTCACCTTCATTGCCGATTTCGGAAAATACTACGACTGGTTCAGCTCAGCCATTATCGACTGGTCGGTCGTGTTTTTTTTGCTGGTAGCTACCCTGTTTGTGCTCTGGGAACTTCGGCAGGAACGACCCTACTGGAACCTCCGAATTTTCGGCCAGTACAAACAAATTCGGCTGGGCGTACTGCTCATGCTGGTGCTTTGCCTGTTCATTTATTCGTCATCACTGGCCCGGCAGTTCGCCCTGGGGCTGGTTAAAGGGGATAGCTGGTTTCTGGGCCGACTGACGGTATCGACACTACTGGCTTACCTCATCAGCTTCCCGCTTTGCAGTTGGTTGCTGGCCCGTCAGGTTTCGTACCGCCTGCTTTTACTAACCGGCTTTGGCTGTTACATGCTGTCGTACGGCTACATCGTCCTGACTATTTCCCCCGGCATTGACCCCGCCAATCTATACCTGTTTTATTTTCTACAGGGTATTGCCTACGGCCTGATTTTAACCACTCTGTCGACCTTTGCTTCTACCGATATCATGGTGGCCGACAATCCACACCGGGCCTTTGCCAGCGTAGCCGCCCGGTCGGTTATTGGTCTGGTAACGGTGGGGTCGGTTTGGGACAATGCACTATTCCAGCGGTCGGCGATTAACCGCAACAACCTGATTAGTCGTCTTACAGACGAAAATGACTCATTTCAGCAGGAAGTTCAGTTGCTTATTCGTCGATTTACGCAGGCAGGATTCGACCCGCAGCACGCCCGGGCCGCTGCCGATCAGCTTATGTATCAAAAAGTAGACGCCCAGGCGATGCTGCTGGCCGACAAGGATTTATTCGCCAGTCTCCTCTTGCTAACCGTGGCCATCGTGTTATGCATTCCCTTCATGCGTTCGCTGGAGATGCATAACGTACGCCCAACCAACCAGTATCCGCTGGTGTAAACACTGCTAGTTGCGTTACAAACCAATGAGTCTGCCCACAAGGGCCGTCCCGCCCGAACGACTTCACACCCGGCTTGGTCCGGCTGATCGACCTTTTCTTCTTTCTTCACCCGGATCATTTTCTGCATACGTTAACGTGAATAATGCTTAAAAGCCTCTATCTATCAAGAGGTTAAGTGCCGTAGGCACGGGATGTTTGTAGAAGAGGGTGGTCGCGCAGTCGACTGGCGTGCCGTAGGTACGCAACAATTGGTAAGGGTTGCGTACCTACGGCACGCCAGTCGACTGCACGACCACCCTCTTCTACAAACATTAGTCCGCTACGCGGCCATTATTCACATTACGTTACCCCTTATGTTTCCATTCGGAAACCCGTTCGCGACTAACCTTCTGAAACAACGCTAATCCGTCGTTTACCCGATGGTACTCCCGCCAGATACCACAGGTACTGATTCGTTAGCTCCAGCCAGTTATGAACCTCGGGCTACTACTGCATATCGTATTGAGTTGCACTAATCTGATGCCGCCGGAAGACTCTGTCAGACGGGTCAGACAGGGCGAAGTATTTACCATCTCGCTACCATCGTCCATCGGCACGGGCTACACCTGGCAGCTGGCCAGACCCGCCGACAGCACGCACCTCACATTCATGTCAAAGCGCTACATAGCCGCGAATGACCTCGACGGCGGACCGGGAACAGACCAGTTTACCTTCCGGGCGGTGAAAAAAGGGCGGGTTCGATTACGCTTCCAGTACGTACGCCCTTGGGAGAAAACGCTGCCAAAAGACACTCGCTACCAGACATTTTCCATTACCATTTTTTAACCCAACTTTTTTTAACCCCTATTTTTCTCATGAAACCAATTTCCCTTCACACCAGCTTAGTGGTTGCCTGCCTTCTGGCAACTAAAACCCTCTTTGCTCAGGCTCCTGCCGAGCTTCCCCAAATTTATAAGACCCGCGAAATTCAGGCTCCGGCTCAGCTCAAGGCCACACTTGCCGAACAGCGAAAGCTGATTGCCAGCCGCAGGCTTACCTTCCAGGTAGCCAACACCGGTGTATCGACGTTGAGTTTAAACGTACTGGCGGGTGAAAAAAACGAACTGTCTGACGCCGAACGGGCTCGAATTAAAACGCTGGTGACCAGTACGCGGCTCGATCCACGGTACGGCACGCTCCTTCAGTCCCTGCAAAAAGTGTGTTTTGCCGACAAAGCGAAATACGATGCCCGGGTAGCCAATCTGGTGTCGCCGGTTCGCAACCAGCGGTGCGGCAATTGCTGGGCTTACTCGGCCGTTGGGGCGTATGAGTCGAGTTACATTAAAGTCAACGCTACCGCCAGTACGGGAATTGATGCCTCGGAGCAGTACGCCGTCAGTTGCTCCGGTGGCGGCAACTGCAGCGGTGGCTTTGCCTATAAAGTGATGGAGTGGCTGGTGAACCAGAATAAACGACTGGCTACGGAAGCCAACTTCCCCGATACCGGTACGAACGGCACTTGTCCGATTGCAACTCCCGCTACCGATTACCGGGCAGTATCCTGGGGTGTTGTCGACCCCTCCGGCGACATCAACAAAATTGCATCGGTCGCCCAGATCAAAGCGGCCATCTGTAAATATGGCCCCGTAGCCGCCAGTGTGCTGGTGACCCCACTTTTCCAGAATTATGCTGGAGGCACGTTCAATGAAATGCCCAGCAACACGGCCAACCCGTCAACGAACCACGCCATCCTGCTCGTAGGCTGGGATGATGCCCGCCAGGCCTGGCTCATGAAAAACTCATGGGGCACCAACTGGGGCGAAAACGGGTACATGTGGATTGGCTACAACAGCAATAATATTGGCCGTCGGGCCGCCTGGATCGTGGCAAAAAAACGCACTCTGGTCCTTGCGAATCCAACGGTAGTAGCTCAGAAGTAGTGGAATGGTTATTAGGTTATTTGTTATTAAGTTCATGGTTATTGAGTTGCTTTCAATAACCATTCAAAAAGCTCGGCATATCCATGTCGGGCTTTTTTTTGAAATATAATATGGTGTTGGTAGAGAAATTTCTCTGGGCCACTCGGCATAGTCTGTGACTATGTCGTTGCGTTATCCGGTCTCCGACCGGAGTTTCATAAACAGCCTCACACGAACCGGTCACAGACCGGATAACACCTGGACATAGTCACAGACTATGCCCAACGTGGGGGTTGCCTTCTTCCATCAACCAATAACTCAATAACCATTAACTAATAACCAAAATGAAGCGGGAGTGAGATGGTTCGAACCGCTACCTCACTCTGGCTTTTTTTGCCAAACGATTTGGTAAGCGATGGGTATAGTATAACGTATTGGCCATCCAAAAAACAAATACGTTATGAATCCAGCTCCCCAAAATTCCGCATCGACCCAGCAGGACCCGCTGACCAAATATCCGCAACCCCCTCACCCCGATCAGCAACAGTCTGTTCCAGGCACCGAAGCCGAAATGCAGCCCAAAGCCGACCAC is a window of Spirosoma linguale DSM 74 DNA encoding:
- a CDS encoding peptidase C1A papain (PFAM: peptidase C1A papain~SMART: peptidase C1A papain~KEGG: similar to cathepsin L), with translation MKPISLHTSLVVACLLATKTLFAQAPAELPQIYKTREIQAPAQLKATLAEQRKLIASRRLTFQVANTGVSTLSLNVLAGEKNELSDAERARIKTLVTSTRLDPRYGTLLQSLQKVCFADKAKYDARVANLVSPVRNQRCGNCWAYSAVGAYESSYIKVNATASTGIDASEQYAVSCSGGGNCSGGFAYKVMEWLVNQNKRLATEANFPDTGTNGTCPIATPATDYRAVSWGVVDPSGDINKIASVAQIKAAICKYGPVAASVLVTPLFQNYAGGTFNEMPSNTANPSTNHAILLVGWDDARQAWLMKNSWGTNWGENGYMWIGYNSNNIGRRAAWIVAKKRTLVLANPTVVAQK